The genomic stretch CCATCGTCACCCATTCCTAGTAAAACCAGATCAAATTGGGGAATTTCACCTGCACTCACTCCAAAAAATGCTTGAATATGTTGCTCATATTGGGCAGCAGCGATCTCAGGATCATCTTTGTCTGTCGGAATCGCATGGATATTTGCCGCAGGAATTGCCACGCGATCGAGCCATGCTTGGCGGGTCATGCCTTCATTGCTTTGGGGATCGGTGACAGGGACATAGCGTTCATCTCCCCAAAAAACATGCACCTTTGACCAGTCCCATTCCTTACTGGCTAAGAGTTCATATAAAACCTTAGGTGTGCTACCACCTGCGGCAACAATGGTAAATCTTTCACCCTTTGCGATCGCCTCATCATAGGCGATTTGACATAGCATCAATGCTCGGTTGGCAATTTCTGCGCGATCGTTCCAAATTTCTACTTGCCTAGCCATAATTCCAACGATACCTTTCCAAGATGGTTAGTGCTAAAGATAGCAGTTTTTTTATATTAAGAAGGGTGACTCAAAGAGTCACCCTTCTTAATATAAAAATCTAGTTTTGATGACAGCGCAAAGCACTATATACGGGGATCACTACAATCACTGTCCGATCCTACTGAGGACGACCAATTATGAATGAATTAATGACACGTTTTGTGTAGATATCTATACAAGTTATCTGCGACACCAAAAGTAAAAACTCTTTACCAGTATAGTTTCTAGGCTCTCCTAGTACTGTCGGTTATCTCAATCAATCTTGGGGGAGGTGTTTTTTATTTCATTTTGTGTGAATTTTGACAGTACTCACGTAGAAATGTACTAACCTATAGAATGTTAGGAAAATATTAAGGTTAAGGTAAACAAACATGTCACCTGCTATTATACGTCTTTTCTGGGACTCAGTTAACCAAGCACAGCCTAATCTGCTCTTAAATCTTGATGATGATGGTCTCATGAGTTGGTTGGTTGACCAAGTTAAGCAACGCTCGTCTCTTGATTCCCATCAGCAAAATGATCTCAGTCACTACATTAGCGATCGCCTACCATTGATCCGTGAAATGGCATATCAGAATTAAGCCATTTCAACCTAATTTTCAAGTTAATTCGCAAGCTAATGTCAAGCTTTAATTGCTGGGGAATCGTTCTCAAGGGGAACATCTAGGGGTTTCTATCGATGTCATGCTCTGAAGTGTTAGGATACTTGCCTGAGCTTTGTAATCATTAATTTCACTGATTAATTTCATAGCTCCATAGCCTATTCACAGTTATTTCTAGCGGTTATTTCTAGCGTATGACATCTGCAAGAATTATTGACCTGTTACGTGATGGTCAGACTAATGACTCATACACACTTCGTGGTTGGGTGAGGACTAAACGAGAAGGTAAGGGAATAGCCTTCTTGGAGTTAAACGATGGCTCATCGCTACAAGGGCTACAAATTGTTTTACCTCAGACAATTGATGGCTATGAAACGCTAATTAAACAAATAACTACAGGTGCATCCATTGAGGTATCAGGGACTCTAGTGGAGTCTATGGGTAAAGGTCAAAGGGTGGAAATGCAGGCTAATGCGATCGCTGTATTTGGCACTGCCGATCCTGAGACCTACCCTTTACAAAAAAAACGTCACTCGATCGAATTTTTACGAACGATCGCCCATTTACGTCCCCGAACAAATATGTTTGGGGCAGTATTTCGGGTGCGAAATGCCTGTGCTTTTGCCATACATAAATTTTTCCAAGAGCGTGGTTTTTTGTGGGTACATACGCCAATTGTGACTGCTAGCGACTGTGAGGGGGCTGGCGAAATGTTTGGTGTGACCACTTTTGACTTAAATAAATTGGCAGCATCAGGAAAGCGTGTGGATTTTTCGCAGGACTTTTTTGGTAAGCCCGCCTTCTTGACCGTCAGTGGTCAGCTAGAGGCAGAGATTATGGCAACTGCCTTTTCTAATGTCTATACCTTTGGCCCCACGTTCCGTGCTGAAAACTCGAATACTTCGCGCCACCTTGCCGAGTTCTGGATGATTGAGCCAGAAGTTGCCTTTTGCGATCTTGAAGGCGATGCAGATCTTGCTGAGGATTTCCTCAAATATATTTTCAATTATGTGTTGGAAACCTGTCCCGAAGATATGGAGTTTTTCCAAGAGCGGGTAAATAATCAGGTGATGGCAAATGCTTGCAAGATTGTGGATGAGCAGTTTGAGCGGATTACCTACACTGAGGCGATCGCTATTCTCGAAAAGAGCAGCAAAACCTTTGAGTTTCCTGTGTCGTGGGGCTTGGATTTACAATCGGAGCATGAAAGGTTTCTCGCTGAGGAGCATTTCCAAAAGCCCGTCATTGTGATGGATTATCCCTTGGGGATCAAGGCTTTTTATATGCGCGTAAATGATGAATCGGCAAGCGATCGCCAAACTGTGCGGGCAATGGATATTCTTGCACCTGGGGTCGGCGAGATCATCGGTGGTTCGCAGCGTGAGGAGCGCCTTGAGGTCTTGGAATCGAGAATCCGCAGTGTGGGGCTAAATCCTGAGGATTACTGGTGGTATCTCGATTTACGTCGTTATGGCACTGTGCCTCACGCTGGCTTTGGTTTAGGTTTTGAGCGTTTAGTTCAGTTCATCACTGGCATGGGCAATATCCGCGATGTGATTCCATTCCCCCGTTTTCCTCAAAGCGCAGAATTTTAATTAAAAGGTGCTTTGCGCCTTTTAATTAAAATTCGATTAAAACTTCAAGTTTTTGTCTTTGCATAAAGCCATGAATCAGATTCTTTTTCCTGATATCCAATCATCTAAGACAGAACAAGAATGTCAATGCTTAGATAATTGCTCAAGTTATCAAGAATCTAAGAAATATATTGAGGAAATTGCCAATCGTGATTTCTTAAATGCAATAGCTTTAAGCTTGAATTCTGCTAATCAAATAGCTGCCTATATAATTACTGGTGGAGCTTTTGGCTATTCATTTCGAGATGCAATTGTGCAAGTAACGCCGAGTCTCCTCTATGTTTATCGTTGGACTGAAGTTACTGAAAATATTGTCGAATCTGGATTTATCAGAGGAAAAATTGATTGGCAAAAAGTTATAGCCGCAATGAAACAAGACGGACATACACCAGACGAAAATCTTAAAAGTAAAAATTTTCAAGACCATTTCGGGAGGGATATTATGACTTATGCAGTCTCAAAAAGCGATCGTGCTTGGGTCAAAATCCTGTCAGGTAGTTATCGACTCAGTGTTCATCGATTGCATCACCTAATGGTAGAACTCGTAAACCGCAAAATCCCACTAAATTAAAGCTAATTCTCCCATGATATAAGTTGCAGTGATCGCACGGTCATCTCCCATAATGAGCGTGGCAAATAACTGATCGGATATTTCAGTGAGGATGGGTGGATTATCTAAATCGAGCGGTTTATTTCTTAACGCCATAATTGGTGTTGGGCGGAGATTCAGCACTACAAAATCAGCTTCCTTGCCGATCTCGAAATTTCCTAACTTATCCTCAAGACATAATGCTCTTGCGCCGCCCAAGGTGGCAAGAAATAGGGCTTGAAAGGCGGATAACTTTTGCGATCGCAACTGTGCGACTTGATAGGCGGCGCAAGCAGTCTTTAACATTGAAAAGCTCGTTCCTGCACCCACATCAGTACCTAGACCCACTTTTACAGGATTTTCCTGCGACTTTGCCTTTTCAATTTTAAAAAGCCCACTTCCTAAAAACATATTTGAAGTTGGACAAAAAGCGATCGCTGCTTTTGCCTCAGATAGTCTCGCGAATTCCTGATCGGTAAGTTGCACCCCATGAGCAAAAACTGATCTTTCCCCAACTAAACCCGCCTGATCATAAACATCCAAATAACCTGCACTCTCAGGAAAAACTTCCGCAACATAGGCAACTTCTTTGACATTTTCCGATAGATGCGTGTGTAAATACACATCAGGAAATTCAGCTAATAACTTACCGATATTAGTTAATTGCTCTGGTGTGGATGTCACGGCAAAACGTGGGGTGACAGCATAGAGCAGGCGATCGCATTTATGCCATTTCTCGATTAACTGTTTTGTTTCTATGTAAGATGACTCGGCGGTGTCGGTCAAAAAGTCTGGGGCATTGCGATCCATCATCACTTTCCCCGCAATCATTCGCAAATTACGTCGCTGTGCTTCCTCAAAAAAAGCATCCGTCGATTGCGGAAAAATAGTTGTAAAGACTAGAGCCGTAGTAGTGCCATTTCTCAGTAACTCTTCCAGAAATATAGAAGCGATTTTCGACGCATAGTTGCGATCGGCAAATTTGCGTTCAGTGGGAAAAGTGTAAGTACTCAGCCATTCCAATAACTGCTCACCATAGGAAGCAATCATTTCTGTTTGAGGAAAGTGAATATGCGTATCGATAAATCCTGAGACAATAAGGCGATCGGGGTAATGGGTGATTGCTAGATCTGCATACTGAGTTGCTAAATCTACATAGTTGCCAAAATCCTTAACTTTGCCATGCTCAACCACTAACAGACCATCGGCAAAGTAGCGAATACAGTCAGCCTCAGGT from Pseudanabaena sp. Chao 1811 encodes the following:
- the pgl gene encoding 6-phosphogluconolactonase; translation: MARQVEIWNDRAEIANRALMLCQIAYDEAIAKGERFTIVAAGGSTPKVLYELLASKEWDWSKVHVFWGDERYVPVTDPQSNEGMTRQAWLDRVAIPAANIHAIPTDKDDPEIAAAQYEQHIQAFFGVSAGEIPQFDLVLLGMGDDGHTASLFPHTSALKVGDRLVTVGSKDGQPRITLTVPLINRAKEIIFMIEGAAKARALKAVLAPSGDVNQYPSRLITGNTIWLCDRTAMNQKNH
- the asnS gene encoding asparagine--tRNA ligase, with translation MTSARIIDLLRDGQTNDSYTLRGWVRTKREGKGIAFLELNDGSSLQGLQIVLPQTIDGYETLIKQITTGASIEVSGTLVESMGKGQRVEMQANAIAVFGTADPETYPLQKKRHSIEFLRTIAHLRPRTNMFGAVFRVRNACAFAIHKFFQERGFLWVHTPIVTASDCEGAGEMFGVTTFDLNKLAASGKRVDFSQDFFGKPAFLTVSGQLEAEIMATAFSNVYTFGPTFRAENSNTSRHLAEFWMIEPEVAFCDLEGDADLAEDFLKYIFNYVLETCPEDMEFFQERVNNQVMANACKIVDEQFERITYTEAIAILEKSSKTFEFPVSWGLDLQSEHERFLAEEHFQKPVIVMDYPLGIKAFYMRVNDESASDRQTVRAMDILAPGVGEIIGGSQREERLEVLESRIRSVGLNPEDYWWYLDLRRYGTVPHAGFGLGFERLVQFITGMGNIRDVIPFPRFPQSAEF
- the guaD gene encoding guanine deaminase, producing MQNQAIRGFRASFLDAIADPFYEPEADCIRYFADGLLVVEHGKVKDFGNYVDLATQYADLAITHYPDRLIVSGFIDTHIHFPQTEMIASYGEQLLEWLSTYTFPTERKFADRNYASKIASIFLEELLRNGTTTALVFTTIFPQSTDAFFEEAQRRNLRMIAGKVMMDRNAPDFLTDTAESSYIETKQLIEKWHKCDRLLYAVTPRFAVTSTPEQLTNIGKLLAEFPDVYLHTHLSENVKEVAYVAEVFPESAGYLDVYDQAGLVGERSVFAHGVQLTDQEFARLSEAKAAIAFCPTSNMFLGSGLFKIEKAKSQENPVKVGLGTDVGAGTSFSMLKTACAAYQVAQLRSQKLSAFQALFLATLGGARALCLEDKLGNFEIGKEADFVVLNLRPTPIMALRNKPLDLDNPPILTEISDQLFATLIMGDDRAITATYIMGELALI